From Lutra lutra chromosome 14, mLutLut1.2, whole genome shotgun sequence, a single genomic window includes:
- the CDHR1 gene encoding cadherin-related family member 1 yields MRRSPGAALALGLLRLCLAQANFAPHFFDNGVGSTNGNMALFSLPEDTPVGSHVYTLNGTDPEGDPVSYHISFDPSARSVFSVDPNFGNITLVEELDREREDEIEAIISISDGVNLVKEKVTILVTDANDEAPSFIQEPYVVQVPEDLPTGSSIMKVHAVDKDTGSGGSVTYFLQNVHATKFALDHHSGVLRLRAGATLDYEKARAHFVTVVAKDGGGKLRGANVVFSTTTTVTVNVEDVQDMPPVFVGTPYYGYVYEDTLPGSEVLMVVAMDGDRGKPNQIVYNLLNGSDGAFEINETSGVISVMQSPAQLRREVYELHVQVTEVSSAGIPAAQAMVPVTIRIVDLNNHPPTFYGESGPQNKFELSMYEHPPQGEILRGLKITVNDSDQGANAKFNLRLVGPGGIFRVVPLTVLNEAQVTIIVENSAAIDFEKFKVLTFKLLAIEVNTPEKFSSTADVVIQLLDTNDNVPKFTSHYYIARIPENSPGGSNVVAVTAVDPDTGPWGEVKYSIYGSGADPFLIHPSTGIIYTQPWASLDAEATARYNFYVKAEDMEGKYSLAEVFVTLLDVNDHYPQFGKSVQEKTMVLGTPVKIEATDQDAEEPNNLVDYSITHVEPANVFDIDVHTGEIRLKSSIRSLDALHNITPGGDFTWSLEVQAKDRGSPSFSTTALLKIDITDTEMLSRSPMAAFLMQTKDNPMKAVGVLAGIMAIIVAVTVLISTATFWRNKKSNKVLPVRRVLRKRPSPAPRAMRIEWLKFKRTKAAAKFVLKEDPSNENCNNNSLGSTLPPKAPAPPPPPTMASKMGVAPWTVPTVSGSLTPQQPQWSPKPKVGSPVQSALVSELRQKFEKKNVGNKAYF; encoded by the exons ATGAGGCGCAGCCCGGGGGCCGCCCTGGCCCTGGGGCTGCTGCGCCTCTGCCTGG CCCAGGCCAATTTTGCCCCGCACTTCTTCGACAACGGGGTGGGCAGCACCAACGGAAACATGGCCTTGTTCAGCCTTCCGGAGGACACCCCTGTAG GTTCTCATGTTTATACTCTAAATGGGACAGATCCCGAGGGAGACCCTGTCTCCTACCACATCAGCTTTGACCCCAGTGCTAGAAGTGTCTTTTCTGTTGATCCCAATTTTGGAAACATCACCTTGGTTGAAGAGCTGGACAGAGAG AGGGAGGATGAGATTGAAGCCATCATCAGCATTTCCGATGGCGTGAATCTG GTGAAAGAAAAAGTCACGATCCTGGTGACCGATGCCAATGATGAGGCCCCCAGTTTCATCCAGGAGCCCTACGTTGTCCAGGTTCCTGAG GACTTACCTACTGGGAGCAGTATCATGAAGGTGCATGCGGTGGACAAGGACACAGGCTCTGGAGGGAGTGTCACCTACTTCTTGCAG AATGTGCACGCCACCAAATTCGCCCTGGACCACCACAGCGGCGTGCTGCGCCTCCGGGCTGGGGCCACCCTGGACTACGAGAAGGCCCGGGCCCATTTTGTCACCGTGGTTGCCAAG GATGGCGGAGGGAAGCTGCGAGGGGCCAACGTGGTATTCTCCACCACCACTACAGTCACAGTCAATGTGGAGGACGTGCAGGACATGCCCCCTGTCTTCGTGGGCACACCCTACTACGGCTATGTGTATGAGGACACCCTTCCG GGCTCAGAGGTACTGATGGTGGTTGCCATGGATGGAGATCGAGGCAAACCCAACCAAATTGTCTACAACCTCTTGAATG GGAGTGATGGAGCCTTTGAAATTAATGAGACGTCTGGAGTCATCTCAGTCATGCAGAGCCCTGCCCAGCTCAGGAGAGAGGTGTATGAGCTGCACGTACAG gtgacTGAGGTCAGCTCTGCCGGGATCCCAGCCGCCCAGGCCATGGTCCCAGTCACCATCAGGATCGTGGACCTCAACAACCATCCGCCTACGTTCTATGGTGAGAGTGGACCCCAGAACAAATTTGAGCTGTCCATGTACGAGCACCCCCCTCAGGGGGAGATCCTGCGGGGCCTCAAGATCACTGTCAACGACTCAGACCAG GGAGCCAATGCCAAATTCAACCTGCGGCTGGTGGGACCTGGGGGCATCTTCCGAGTGGTCCCACTGACAGTCCTGAATGAAGCCCAAGTCACCATCATTGTGGAGAACTCAGCCGCCATTGACTTTGAAAAGTTCAAAGTGCTAACCTTTAAG ctACTGGCCATTGAAGTGAACACTCCAGAGAAGTTCAGCTCCACAGCAGATGTTGTGATCCAGCTCCTGGACACCAATGACAATGTCCCCAAGTTCACCTCCCACTACTACATTGCCAGAATCCCTGAGAATTCTCCAGGAGGCTCCAACGTGGTGGCTGTCACA GCTGTAGATCCAGACACAGGTCCGTGGGGCGAAGTCAAATACTCCATCTATGGGTCCGGGGCAGACCC CTTCCTGATCCACCCGTCCACTGGGATCATCTACACCCAGCCCTGGGCCAGCCTGGATGCTGAGGCCACAGCCAGGTACAACTTCTATGTGAAGGCAGAGGACATGGAGGGCAAATACAGCCTGGCCGAGGTCTTTGTCACTCTCCTGGATGTCAATGATCACTACCCGCAGTTTGGAAAGAGTGTCCAGGAGAAGACAATGGTGCTGGGGACCCCGGTGAAAATTGAG gCCACGGACCAGGACGCAGAAGAGCCCAACAATCTGGTGGACTATTCCATCACACACGTCGAGCCAGCCAATGTGTTCGACATCGATGTGCACACGGGGGAGATCCGGCTCAAGAGCTCCATCCGCTCCCTCGATGCCCTGCACAACATTACACCTGGCGGGGACTTCACATGGTCCCTAGAGGTGCAGGCCAAGGACCGTGGCTCCCCATCCTTCAGCACCACAGCCTTACTCAAGATTGACATCACAGACACCGAG ATGCTGTCCCGAAGCCCCATGGCCGCCTTCCTGATGCAGACCAAAGACAACCCCATGAAGGCTGTGGGTGTCCTGGCTGGCATCATGGCCATCATCGTGGCCGTAACCGTCCTCATCTCCACTGCCACCTTCTGGCGCAATAAGAAGTCCAACAAGGTCCTTCCTGTGCGGCGCGTGCTCCGTAAGCGGCCCAGCCCTGCGCCCCGGGCTATGCGCATCGAATGGCTCAAGTTCAAAAGGACCAAGGCTGCTGCCAAGTTTGTGCTCAAAGAGGATCCTTCCAATGAGAACTGCAACAACAACAGCCTAGGAAGCACACTGCCCCCCAAAGCCCCAGCTCCCCCTCCACCACCCACAATGGCGTCCAAGATGGGTGTGGCCCCCTGGACTGTGCCTACAGTCTCTGGCTCACTCACCCCTCAGCAACCCCAATGGTCACCAAAACCCAAGGTGGGAAGCCCTGTCCAATCAGCTCTGGTCTCCGAGCTCAGGCAGAAGTTTGAGAAGAAGAATGTAGGTAATAAGGCTTACTTCTAG